The following proteins are encoded in a genomic region of Maribacter hydrothermalis:
- a CDS encoding Lrp/AsnC family transcriptional regulator codes for MKLDETDGKLLALLQADSKKTTKEYALKLGLSTTAIYERIKRLERTGAIRNYVALVDKAIVNRNFTVFCHVKLVQHVKDNIAQFEAQVLRLHEVVECHHLSGDYDYLLKIHVKDMEAYRNFMVNKLTAMNHIGSTQSSFTIKEVKQSTAIPL; via the coding sequence ATGAAATTAGACGAAACAGATGGTAAGTTATTAGCGCTTTTGCAGGCGGATAGCAAAAAAACTACCAAGGAATACGCCTTAAAATTAGGCTTATCAACAACTGCCATTTATGAGCGTATAAAAAGATTAGAAAGAACAGGGGCAATAAGAAATTATGTTGCTCTGGTAGATAAGGCCATTGTCAATAGAAATTTTACGGTATTTTGCCATGTAAAGTTAGTGCAGCATGTAAAAGATAATATTGCGCAATTTGAAGCCCAAGTTTTACGTTTGCATGAAGTTGTGGAATGTCATCATTTAAGTGGTGATTACGATTACCTGTTAAAAATCCACGTAAAAGATATGGAGGCTTACCGTAATTTTATGGTCAACAAGTTAACGGCTATGAATCATATTGGTAGTACACAAAGTTCTTTTACGATAAAAGAGGTGAAACAATCTACAGCGATTCCTCTTTAG
- a CDS encoding FtsK/SpoIIIE family DNA translocase: protein MAKKATKSKPKPTKKGLSFKLSKQNKIILGSLLMLFSIALFFSFISFYFNWQDDQSLLSEFKDRNELAKNLLNKFGASISHFFMYKGFGLASLIFPFLICITGIYLFLGLPLKALFKKWIWGLIFVIWISIALGFFATNSPLLGGLVGFEMNDFLQDYAGKIGVLLLLIFGLIFILVRLFKVTPEGISAFFKSRKEAISSEFKANQERKANSKKEQTEQEEEDMLIRSLEEDSSVIMDTYTHKTEIPHLEKEEDISDFKINTSEPEETLAMEVEQVIEEPEELDILANKLVDDFGEFDPTLELGNYKFPTIELLDAHGATGGITINQEELEENKNKIVETLKNYKIGIAQIKATIGPTVTLYEIVPEAGVRISKIKNLEDDIALSLAALGIRIIAPIPGKGTIGIEVPNKNASIVSMRSVIASSKFQKAEMELPIAFGKTISNETFVVDLAKMPHLLMAGATGQGKSVGLNAVLTSLLYKKHPAEVKFILVDPKKVELTLYNKIERHFLAKLPDSEEAIITDNTKVIHTLNSLCIEMDNRYELLKVAMVRNIKEYNVKFKARKLNPNDGHKFLPYIVLVIDEFADLIMTAGKEVETPVARLAQLARAIGIHLIIATQRPSVNVITGIIKANFPARLAFRVTSKIDSRTILDTAGADQLIGRGDMLFTQGNDVTRIQCAFVDTPEVGKIVDFIGSQRAYPDAHELPEYVGEDSGTSLDNNVSERDAKFREAAEVIVIAQQGSASLIQRKLKLGYNRAGRIIDQLEAAGIVGPFEGSKARQVYVTDMVALQQILDNE from the coding sequence ATGGCAAAAAAGGCAACTAAATCAAAGCCAAAACCTACTAAAAAAGGATTATCGTTTAAATTATCCAAACAAAATAAAATTATTTTGGGTAGTCTATTGATGCTTTTTAGTATCGCATTGTTCTTTTCATTTATATCTTTTTATTTTAATTGGCAAGATGACCAAAGTCTACTTTCAGAATTTAAGGATCGTAACGAACTAGCTAAAAATTTATTAAACAAATTTGGCGCGAGCATTAGCCATTTTTTTATGTACAAAGGCTTTGGCCTTGCATCCCTTATATTTCCTTTTTTAATTTGCATAACCGGTATTTATCTATTTTTAGGACTTCCGTTAAAAGCCTTATTTAAAAAATGGATATGGGGGTTAATATTTGTAATTTGGATTTCCATTGCCTTAGGTTTTTTTGCTACGAACAGTCCTTTACTAGGAGGTTTAGTAGGTTTTGAAATGAATGATTTCCTACAAGATTACGCCGGAAAAATTGGTGTTCTTTTGTTATTAATATTCGGACTAATCTTTATTTTAGTTCGGCTGTTTAAGGTTACACCTGAAGGCATATCTGCATTCTTTAAATCAAGAAAAGAAGCAATTTCATCAGAATTTAAAGCTAACCAAGAACGAAAAGCAAATAGTAAGAAAGAGCAAACCGAACAAGAGGAAGAAGACATGCTTATTCGGTCTTTAGAAGAAGATTCATCTGTAATTATGGATACCTATACCCATAAAACAGAAATTCCTCATTTAGAAAAAGAGGAAGATATAAGCGATTTTAAAATTAATACATCGGAGCCGGAAGAAACTTTGGCTATGGAAGTTGAACAGGTAATAGAAGAACCTGAAGAATTAGATATTCTTGCCAATAAACTGGTTGATGATTTTGGGGAATTTGACCCTACCTTGGAATTAGGTAATTATAAATTTCCAACCATAGAACTTTTAGACGCACATGGCGCTACTGGTGGTATTACTATTAATCAAGAGGAATTAGAGGAAAACAAGAATAAAATTGTTGAAACTCTTAAGAACTATAAAATTGGTATTGCTCAAATTAAAGCAACTATAGGACCTACCGTTACTTTGTATGAAATTGTTCCAGAAGCAGGTGTACGTATTTCCAAAATCAAAAATTTAGAAGACGATATTGCATTGTCATTGGCTGCTTTGGGCATTCGTATAATAGCACCAATACCAGGTAAAGGAACTATAGGTATTGAAGTTCCAAATAAAAACGCCTCTATTGTTTCTATGCGATCCGTAATTGCATCGAGCAAATTTCAGAAAGCTGAAATGGAACTCCCTATTGCATTTGGTAAAACAATTAGTAACGAAACTTTTGTGGTAGATTTAGCGAAAATGCCACATCTTTTAATGGCAGGTGCTACGGGGCAAGGAAAATCTGTTGGTTTAAATGCTGTTTTAACGTCATTATTATACAAAAAACACCCAGCTGAAGTAAAATTTATATTAGTAGATCCCAAGAAAGTTGAATTAACGCTTTACAATAAAATTGAACGTCATTTCTTAGCCAAATTACCAGATTCTGAAGAAGCAATCATTACGGACAATACCAAGGTAATTCATACACTAAATTCACTCTGTATAGAAATGGATAATCGTTATGAATTATTGAAAGTTGCCATGGTTCGTAATATCAAAGAATACAACGTAAAATTTAAGGCTCGTAAGCTGAACCCTAATGATGGTCATAAGTTTTTACCCTATATAGTTCTTGTAATTGATGAGTTTGCCGATTTAATTATGACGGCCGGTAAAGAGGTAGAAACCCCCGTTGCCAGACTAGCACAATTAGCTAGAGCAATTGGTATTCATTTAATTATAGCAACGCAACGACCTTCGGTAAATGTTATTACGGGTATTATAAAAGCCAACTTCCCTGCCAGGTTAGCCTTTAGGGTAACCTCTAAAATAGATTCCAGAACAATTTTAGATACTGCCGGTGCAGACCAATTAATAGGTCGTGGTGACATGTTATTTACCCAAGGTAATGACGTTACGCGTATACAATGCGCCTTTGTCGATACACCCGAAGTTGGGAAAATTGTAGATTTTATAGGCAGTCAACGTGCTTACCCAGATGCACATGAGCTTCCAGAATATGTAGGTGAAGATTCTGGCACGAGTCTTGATAATAACGTGTCTGAAAGGGATGCTAAGTTTCGTGAAGCTGCCGAAGTTATCGTAATTGCACAGCAAGGTTCGGCCTCATTAATTCAACGTAAATTAAAGTTAGGCTACAATAGAGCTGGTAGAATTATTGACCAGCTAGAAGCAGCAGGAATTGTAGGCCCGTTTGAAGGCAGCAAAGCACGACAAGTTTATGTGACGGACATGGTAGCCCTTCAACAAATATTGGATAATGAATAA
- a CDS encoding DUF6952 family protein — MRLPIIKLLTEFIEEKDSDYIQETIETLEALTELPSLKDEELDVIGELISNMYGALDVAANIAQGTPKKEALNQFMQRVMGSIDK, encoded by the coding sequence GTGAGGTTACCCATAATTAAATTACTGACCGAATTTATAGAAGAGAAAGATAGTGACTACATTCAAGAAACTATTGAAACTCTAGAAGCATTAACAGAGCTGCCTTCGCTAAAAGATGAAGAACTTGACGTTATTGGTGAACTTATTTCTAACATGTACGGCGCTCTAGATGTGGCTGCTAACATAGCCCAAGGAACACCTAAAAAAGAAGCGCTGAATCAATTTATGCAGCGTGTAATGGGCTCCATAGATAAGTGA
- a CDS encoding aminotransferase class I/II-fold pyridoxal phosphate-dependent enzyme, producing MSQKTSNDLQDLQYFGEYGGVNPSISDSSTYTFISAKTMFDTFEGNTEGCYLYSRHSSPSNLYLGEALAALEGTESANVTASGMGAITAVILQLCNAGDHIISSRTIYGGTYAFMKNFLIKFGIKTTFLDITDLDAVAKAITPKTKMIYCESVSNPLLEVADISALSRISKKNELPLVVDNTFSPLTVTPAKLGADIIIHSLTKFINGTSDCVAGVVCGTTEFCLSLKDVNNGAGMLLGSTLDSLRAASILKNMRTLHIRMKKHSENAMFLAQNFEKDGLRVVYPGLPSHPGHLIMEDQMNPEYGYGGLVTMDVGTLENANALMELMQERKLGYLAVSLGFYKTLFSAPGTSTSSEIPLDEQEEMGLGNGLIRFSIGLDDDIQRTYSLMKKCLLDLKILDITSIKA from the coding sequence ATGAGTCAAAAGACGAGCAACGATTTACAAGATTTACAATATTTCGGAGAATATGGAGGCGTAAACCCCTCAATATCAGATTCTTCTACGTATACATTTATATCGGCAAAAACAATGTTCGATACTTTTGAGGGGAATACTGAAGGCTGTTATTTATACAGTAGACACTCGTCGCCGTCAAACTTATATTTAGGTGAAGCTCTTGCCGCTCTGGAGGGCACAGAAAGTGCAAACGTTACTGCTAGCGGCATGGGTGCAATTACTGCCGTAATATTACAATTATGTAATGCAGGTGACCACATTATAAGTAGTAGAACAATTTATGGCGGCACATACGCTTTCATGAAGAATTTTTTAATAAAATTTGGAATAAAAACCACCTTTTTAGATATCACTGATTTAGATGCGGTAGCAAAAGCTATTACACCAAAAACAAAAATGATTTACTGTGAAAGTGTTAGTAACCCTTTACTAGAAGTAGCGGATATTTCTGCGCTCTCACGAATTTCCAAAAAAAATGAATTGCCCTTGGTAGTAGATAATACATTTTCTCCACTAACGGTAACCCCTGCAAAATTAGGAGCAGATATTATTATTCATAGTCTTACCAAGTTTATAAACGGAACAAGTGATTGTGTTGCAGGTGTAGTATGCGGTACAACCGAGTTTTGTCTAAGTCTTAAAGATGTAAATAATGGCGCAGGTATGCTCCTTGGAAGCACACTGGATAGTTTACGTGCGGCATCTATTTTAAAAAACATGAGAACGTTACATATTCGAATGAAAAAACATAGTGAGAATGCCATGTTTTTAGCTCAGAACTTTGAAAAAGATGGACTTCGAGTGGTTTATCCAGGGTTACCATCTCATCCAGGACACTTAATAATGGAAGACCAAATGAATCCCGAGTATGGTTATGGTGGTTTAGTAACAATGGACGTTGGCACCCTAGAAAATGCCAATGCTTTGATGGAATTAATGCAAGAAAGAAAATTAGGGTATTTAGCTGTTAGTCTTGGGTTTTACAAAACTCTTTTTAGTGCGCCTGGCACTTCAACATCTTCAGAAATTCCGTTAGATGAACAAGAAGAAATGGGACTTGGAAACGGGCTAATTCGTTTTTCAATAGGATTAGACGATGATATTCAAAGAACCTATTCCTTAATGAAAAAGTGTTTATTAGACCTTAAAATACTAGATATTACAAGTATAAAAGCCTAA
- a CDS encoding heparan-alpha-glucosaminide N-acetyltransferase domain-containing protein produces MSNAKSRLFFLDAIRAWAILMMLQGHFIDGLLDNVFRNDANILFSTWKYFRGITAPVFFTVSGFIFTFLLIRSPQTGWANPRVKKGIKRGIELLVIAYLLRMNLFGLLKGEIYDSFYLVDVLHCIGLSLLFIIGFYLLTFAKQKWIFPTILASTTVLLFLLEPLYKASSFEFLPQLIANYLTKANGSVFTIIPWLGYATIGSFMSVMFSKYQNSKNLYSYIVPIYVSIGLVLIFASSDFFYAIYEITGIELFQQIFNNNYLFIRLGDVLIVFSIFILLRKALMNATWLRIGQSTLSIYIIHFIILYGSFTGVGLYRFFHHSLNPWIAIPGAILFMIVSTFLALRYENHKVEIKSNISSFLSTTRIYLEQIAIIVFELLRTVTEKILRVLGLIKN; encoded by the coding sequence ATGAGCAACGCTAAGTCAAGATTGTTTTTTTTAGATGCCATAAGAGCATGGGCTATCTTAATGATGTTACAAGGTCATTTCATTGACGGCTTGTTAGACAATGTCTTTCGTAACGACGCTAACATACTATTTAGTACATGGAAATATTTTAGGGGAATTACAGCGCCGGTATTTTTTACCGTATCGGGTTTTATTTTTACATTTTTACTAATAAGGTCTCCACAAACTGGCTGGGCCAACCCGCGCGTAAAAAAGGGAATTAAGCGTGGGATTGAACTTTTGGTAATTGCATACCTCTTAAGGATGAACCTATTTGGTTTGCTTAAAGGTGAAATCTACGATTCATTTTATTTGGTAGATGTGCTGCATTGCATTGGTCTTTCTTTATTGTTTATTATTGGTTTTTACTTATTAACCTTTGCTAAACAAAAATGGATTTTTCCAACCATACTGGCATCTACAACAGTGCTATTGTTTTTATTAGAACCACTATACAAAGCATCTAGTTTTGAATTTCTTCCTCAGCTTATTGCAAATTACCTAACTAAAGCAAATGGTTCTGTATTTACAATTATACCGTGGTTAGGATATGCAACTATAGGAAGTTTTATGTCTGTTATGTTTTCTAAATACCAGAACAGTAAAAATCTGTATTCTTATATCGTTCCTATATATGTATCTATTGGCTTGGTTTTAATATTTGCATCCTCAGATTTTTTCTATGCTATCTATGAAATTACTGGTATTGAATTATTTCAACAAATATTCAATAACAACTATTTATTCATTCGTTTAGGAGATGTACTTATTGTTTTCTCCATATTCATACTACTGAGAAAAGCACTTATGAATGCAACTTGGTTAAGAATAGGACAAAGTACTTTGTCAATTTATATTATTCATTTTATTATTCTTTATGGCAGTTTCACTGGCGTAGGTTTATATCGTTTTTTTCACCACTCCTTAAATCCTTGGATAGCCATACCTGGAGCAATTTTATTTATGATTGTTAGTACTTTTTTGGCGTTGAGATATGAAAATCATAAAGTAGAAATTAAATCAAACATTTCTAGCTTTTTATCTACTACAAGAATTTACTTGGAACAAATAGCGATTATTGTTTTTGAACTGTTAAGAACGGTAACAGAAAAAATATTACGGGTTTTAGGATTAATTAAAAATTAA
- a CDS encoding diacylglycerol kinase family protein, whose product MPKESFLVNRIKSVGFALKGAFLLIRTEASIKIQVFIAFVMTAAGFYYEISNTEWIFQIFAIALVLGIEGMNTAVEKIADYVQPEFDVKIGFIKDIAAGAVMLVSIASTIIGLIIYLPKIL is encoded by the coding sequence ATGCCCAAAGAATCTTTTTTGGTCAATCGTATAAAAAGTGTTGGTTTTGCTCTTAAAGGTGCTTTTTTACTGATACGTACAGAAGCAAGCATAAAAATTCAAGTTTTTATTGCTTTTGTAATGACCGCTGCCGGTTTTTATTATGAAATATCCAATACGGAATGGATTTTTCAAATTTTCGCCATTGCATTGGTTTTAGGTATCGAAGGAATGAATACGGCAGTTGAAAAAATAGCAGACTATGTACAACCAGAATTTGATGTAAAAATTGGGTTCATTAAAGATATAGCTGCAGGTGCAGTAATGTTGGTTTCCATTGCATCTACAATAATTGGTTTAATCATTTACTTGCCAAAAATTTTATAG
- the nhaC gene encoding Na+/H+ antiporter NhaC — MSDQNTNEHRENEHIVRNKELSLFEALIPVVLLMAMLAYNIFFADGEWFGEYSNQIILLIGGFFAAIVGFFNKTTFATMVMEIYENLKSVFVPIMILFLVGALAGTWLVSGIIPAMVYYGLKVLSPSIFLPASIVIAAIISIATGSSWTTSATVGIALVGIGTALGIPTGMIAGAVISGAYFGDKMSPLSDTTNLAPAMAGTDLFTHIKYMLFTTGPTILITIITFSIISLNIDTTGNADVTGLLNTITQTFNISPYLFIVPVAVIALILLKTKPLIALGTGVVLAGIFAFIFQPDILASLADSKLGAIIKAVLTDTAIITDNEKLNELFSSGGMNGMLWTIYLICCAMVFGGIMDGIGGLSRITQSLLSVAKSIFGLFSSTVLSCLGLNIIASDQYLALVIPGKMFKKAYQDRGLAPENLSRTLEDSGTVTSVLIPWNTCGAYQSGVLGVSVSEYFAFAIFNWLSPIMTLIFAAFNIKIRQLTKNES, encoded by the coding sequence ATGTCAGACCAAAACACCAATGAGCATAGAGAAAACGAGCATATTGTAAGAAATAAAGAGTTAAGCCTTTTTGAAGCTTTAATTCCGGTGGTGCTTTTAATGGCAATGCTGGCTTACAATATATTCTTTGCAGATGGCGAATGGTTTGGTGAATATTCAAATCAGATTATATTACTTATCGGAGGGTTCTTTGCAGCAATAGTTGGTTTTTTTAACAAAACGACGTTCGCAACCATGGTTATGGAAATTTACGAAAACCTTAAAAGCGTTTTCGTTCCAATAATGATATTATTTCTTGTAGGTGCTTTGGCAGGCACTTGGCTAGTAAGTGGAATAATACCCGCGATGGTTTATTATGGTTTAAAAGTATTAAGTCCGTCAATATTCCTACCCGCATCAATAGTCATAGCCGCTATTATTTCAATTGCTACGGGTAGTTCATGGACAACATCAGCTACAGTTGGTATTGCATTAGTGGGTATTGGCACAGCCTTAGGTATACCCACAGGAATGATTGCAGGTGCTGTAATATCTGGAGCCTATTTTGGAGATAAAATGTCCCCTCTGAGCGACACTACGAATTTAGCTCCTGCTATGGCCGGCACTGATCTGTTTACACATATTAAATATATGTTGTTTACAACAGGACCTACCATTCTTATAACAATTATTACCTTTTCAATCATAAGTTTAAATATAGATACTACCGGTAATGCTGATGTTACAGGCTTATTAAATACCATTACACAAACCTTTAATATTAGCCCATACTTATTTATAGTTCCGGTGGCAGTTATAGCCCTAATTTTATTAAAAACTAAACCCCTAATAGCTTTAGGAACAGGTGTTGTTTTAGCTGGCATTTTTGCTTTTATTTTTCAGCCAGACATATTAGCCTCTCTAGCTGACTCAAAACTCGGCGCCATTATTAAGGCTGTTTTAACAGATACGGCCATTATAACGGATAATGAAAAATTGAATGAACTTTTTAGTTCTGGAGGAATGAATGGTATGCTTTGGACAATTTATCTAATATGCTGCGCAATGGTTTTTGGTGGTATAATGGATGGGATTGGAGGATTATCAAGAATTACCCAATCCCTATTATCCGTGGCGAAAAGTATTTTTGGACTATTTTCTAGCACAGTACTTAGCTGCTTAGGTCTTAATATTATTGCAAGCGACCAATACTTGGCGTTAGTTATTCCAGGTAAAATGTTTAAAAAAGCGTATCAAGATAGAGGTTTAGCTCCTGAAAATTTAAGTCGTACTTTAGAAGACTCCGGTACTGTTACTTCTGTACTAATTCCATGGAACACATGTGGGGCGTACCAATCGGGAGTGCTGGGCGTAAGTGTTTCTGAATATTTTGCGTTTGCTATATTTAATTGGTTAAGTCCTATTATGACATTAATATTTGCTGCTTTTAATATTAAGATAAGACAACTTACTAAAAATGAATCTTAA
- a CDS encoding peroxiredoxin — MAFVGKKFPNISVNAMNEMGDTFKLNVLEQAQKNNKKVVLFWYPKDFTFVCPTELHAFQAAIGEFEKRNTLVIGASCDTPEVHFAWLSTNKDNGGIEGVTYPILADSNRNLSSVLGILDIQNEVYDEETETVQVEGDNVTYRATYIIDEEGVVQHESINNMPLGRNVGEYLRLVDALTHVQEKGEVCPANWEEGKEAMSANRDGVANYLSVHAN, encoded by the coding sequence ATGGCATTTGTTGGAAAAAAATTCCCGAATATTAGTGTAAACGCAATGAACGAAATGGGCGACACTTTTAAACTTAACGTTTTAGAACAAGCTCAAAAAAACAATAAAAAAGTGGTTCTTTTCTGGTACCCAAAAGACTTCACTTTTGTTTGCCCTACAGAGCTACACGCTTTCCAAGCAGCAATAGGTGAATTTGAAAAAAGAAATACTTTAGTAATAGGTGCTTCTTGTGATACACCAGAAGTTCATTTTGCATGGTTAAGTACAAACAAAGATAATGGCGGTATTGAAGGAGTTACATACCCAATTTTGGCTGACAGTAACCGTAACTTATCTAGCGTTTTAGGAATTTTAGATATCCAAAACGAAGTTTACGATGAAGAAACAGAAACAGTGCAGGTTGAAGGCGATAATGTTACTTACAGAGCAACTTATATTATAGACGAAGAGGGTGTTGTACAACACGAAAGTATCAATAATATGCCTTTAGGTAGAAACGTTGGTGAGTACTTACGTTTAGTTGATGCTTTAACACACGTACAAGAAAAAGGAGAGGTTTGCCCGGCAAACTGGGAAGAAGGTAAAGAAGCAATGTCAGCAAATAGAGACGGAGTTGCAAATTACCTATCTGTCCACGCCAATTAA
- the lpdA gene encoding dihydrolipoyl dehydrogenase has protein sequence MDQYDVAIIGSGPGGYVAAIRCAQLGMKTAIIEKYSTLGGTCLNVGCIPSKAMLDSSHHYEDATKHFEEHGIEIPGEIKVNLEKMIARKQGVVDQTTKGIEFLMDKNKITVYEGVGSFKDATHVNIKKNDGKAEEIKAKNIIIATGSKPSTLPFIKLDKERIITSTEALELKEVPKHMIVIGGGVIGLELGQVYKRLGAEVTVVEFMDRIIPGMDGALSKELTKVLKKQKVKFALSHKVKSVERKGDKVIVKADDKKGQEIVFEGDYCLVAVGRKAYTDGLNADAAGVKLDERGKVIVDAHLKTNVDNIYAIGDVIKGAMLAHKAEEEGTLVAEILAGQKPHIDYNLIPGVVYTWPEVAAVGKTEEELQEAGVEYKVGQFPMRALGRSRASGDTDGFVKILADKKTDEVLGVHMIGARCADLIAEAVTAMEFRASAEDISRMSHAHPTYAEAVKEAALAATDDRALHV, from the coding sequence ATGGATCAATATGATGTAGCCATTATAGGCTCAGGACCTGGAGGATACGTAGCAGCCATACGTTGTGCACAACTAGGAATGAAAACTGCAATAATTGAAAAATATTCCACCCTAGGGGGAACATGTTTAAATGTAGGGTGCATTCCTTCTAAGGCCATGTTAGATTCTTCGCATCATTATGAAGATGCAACTAAGCATTTTGAAGAGCATGGTATTGAAATTCCAGGAGAGATAAAAGTAAACTTGGAAAAAATGATTGCCCGTAAGCAAGGTGTTGTTGACCAAACTACTAAGGGAATTGAATTTTTAATGGATAAGAATAAAATTACCGTTTACGAAGGTGTTGGTAGCTTTAAAGACGCAACTCATGTAAACATTAAAAAGAACGATGGTAAAGCGGAAGAAATAAAAGCAAAAAATATCATTATTGCTACGGGCTCTAAGCCATCTACCTTACCGTTTATAAAATTAGATAAAGAACGCATTATTACTTCTACGGAGGCGCTAGAGTTAAAAGAAGTGCCTAAACATATGATTGTTATAGGTGGTGGTGTTATTGGTTTAGAATTAGGGCAAGTGTACAAAAGACTAGGTGCAGAAGTTACTGTAGTCGAGTTTATGGATCGTATTATTCCAGGTATGGATGGTGCTCTTTCCAAAGAACTGACCAAAGTATTGAAAAAGCAAAAAGTAAAATTTGCATTATCGCACAAGGTTAAATCTGTAGAAAGAAAAGGCGATAAGGTTATCGTTAAGGCTGATGACAAAAAAGGGCAAGAAATTGTTTTTGAAGGTGATTATTGTTTAGTTGCTGTTGGCAGAAAAGCATATACAGACGGATTGAATGCAGATGCTGCCGGAGTAAAGTTAGATGAAAGAGGAAAAGTAATTGTTGACGCTCATTTAAAAACTAACGTTGATAATATTTATGCAATTGGCGATGTAATTAAAGGTGCTATGTTGGCGCATAAGGCGGAAGAAGAAGGTACTTTGGTTGCTGAGATATTGGCAGGTCAAAAACCACATATAGATTATAACTTAATTCCTGGTGTAGTTTATACATGGCCAGAAGTTGCTGCTGTTGGTAAAACAGAAGAAGAACTACAGGAAGCAGGAGTAGAGTACAAAGTAGGTCAATTTCCAATGCGTGCTTTAGGGCGTTCAAGAGCAAGTGGAGATACAGATGGATTCGTAAAAATTCTTGCAGATAAAAAAACCGATGAAGTTTTAGGAGTACATATGATTGGCGCCCGTTGTGCGGATTTAATTGCAGAAGCGGTAACTGCCATGGAATTTAGAGCGTCTGCTGAAGATATCTCTAGAATGAGTCATGCTCACCCTACCTATGCAGAAGCGGTAAAAGAAGCAGCATTAGCGGCTACAGATGATCGTGCTTTACATGTTTAA
- the tpx gene encoding thiol peroxidase, with translation MASVTLKGNTIHTLGTLPSTGGKAPEFQLTKNDLSTVKLSDYEGSRVVLNIFPSVDTGTCAQSVRQFNKEAAELDNTIVLCISKDLPFAQARFCGAEGIENVEMLSDFKDGNFGKSYHVDFSDGPLAPLHSRAVVVVDEKGNVLYTEQVAETTEEPNYKAALESLMNE, from the coding sequence ATGGCTTCGGTTACTTTAAAAGGAAATACGATACACACTTTAGGCACTTTACCTTCAACTGGCGGCAAGGCTCCTGAATTTCAATTAACTAAAAATGATTTATCTACTGTAAAACTTTCTGATTATGAGGGTTCTAGAGTAGTTTTAAATATATTTCCTAGTGTAGACACTGGAACCTGTGCTCAATCTGTTCGTCAATTTAACAAAGAAGCTGCAGAATTAGATAACACAATAGTACTTTGTATATCTAAAGACTTACCATTTGCACAAGCACGCTTTTGTGGTGCTGAAGGAATAGAAAATGTTGAAATGCTTTCTGATTTTAAAGATGGTAATTTTGGTAAATCTTATCATGTAGATTTTTCTGATGGCCCTTTAGCTCCATTACACTCTAGAGCCGTAGTCGTTGTAGATGAAAAAGGAAATGTCTTATACACTGAACAAGTAGCAGAAACGACCGAAGAACCTAATTACAAGGCAGCATTGGAGTCTTTAATGAACGAATAA
- a CDS encoding thioredoxin family protein: MLLELEQDNLQEIINNNDNVVVQYSATWCGNCRIMKPKFKKEASENENITFVIADAEKFPESRKLANVNNLPTFASFEKGKFKNQVQTNKYDLLKDLISEVTHN, translated from the coding sequence ATGTTATTAGAATTAGAACAAGATAATTTACAGGAAATTATAAATAACAATGATAATGTAGTTGTTCAATACTCAGCAACTTGGTGCGGTAATTGCAGAATTATGAAACCAAAATTTAAGAAAGAAGCTTCTGAAAACGAAAATATAACTTTCGTAATTGCAGATGCAGAAAAATTTCCTGAATCAAGAAAACTTGCCAATGTAAATAATTTGCCAACTTTTGCCTCTTTTGAAAAAGGAAAGTTTAAAAATCAGGTTCAAACAAATAAGTATGACCTTTTAAAAGATTTAATCAGTGAGGTTACCCATAATTAA